A genomic window from Lotus japonicus ecotype B-129 chromosome 1, LjGifu_v1.2 includes:
- the LOC130728431 gene encoding protein FAR-RED ELONGATED HYPOCOTYL 3-like yields the protein MTESFLFHESQLIEVGLNNAQPEEVPPPAFVPPCISIDVSHLFTTDQIFPTRDDLINWVHGIAIENGYVVLITKSDSGGNGSRKAYVMLGCEKHGKYVPYRDPDLVEGTRTQKTECPFRLKGRPMKNGIDRDWRLKVMEGTHNHEPARSLLGHNFVGRLNSEEKEQVGKMSKSWVPPRKMLLTLKENNPLNLTTISQIYGACKRLRKSIRGSLTEMQHLLKKLDGDKYVHFERHEPGSEVIRDVFWAHPNAIKLFNTFPYVVIMDCTYKTNKYKIPLLEIVGLISTDKTYSIAFCYIVNEGTDDYVWALECMKSLLADQAMLPKVIVTDRDLALLSAAKQSLPNTSHLLCLWHINKCVLAKCKLYVGTDDFAELVMGKWGEVVDAATVEEFEVQWMQLFNMCKDKYSNFTSYCSTTWLVHKEKFAKAWTNHVMHFGTTTSNRAEGAHASLKKMLRDCKGDLATSWDASHSLTCNRHTEILASFERSIHRIDHIFMCPFYTNIRGFVSNKCLQLLDAEHIRMKSYGRCDCLLRETHGLPCGCELAGYERIPYEAIHPFWKRLSWEHVPEPVADTISNHICGMNHGDMQPEVEALTHYFSSLDTGGQSMVRRKHGRRL from the exons atgacagaatcatttttatttcatgaatcccaattgattgaagttggattgaacaatgctcaacctgaagaggtgccaccaccagcatttgtacccccgtgtataagtatagatgtctcgcatttatttacaactgatcag attttccctacccgtgatgatcttatcaattgggttcatggaattgcgattgaaaatggatatgttgtgttgatcacaaagtcagatagcggtgggaatggaagcagaaaagcttatgtcatgttggggtgcgagaagcatggtaagtatgttccctacagagaccctgaccttgttgaaggaacgagaacacaaaagacagaatgtccttttagactaaaaggacgacctatgaaaaatggcatagatagagattggcggctaaaggtgatggaaggtacacacaaccatgaaccagctaggtcactacttggccataattttgttggtcgtctaaattccgaagagaaggagcaagtgggaaaaatgtcaaagagttgggttccaccgagaaagatgttgttgactttgaaggaaaacaatcctttaaacttgactaccatatctcaaatttatggtgcttgcaagaggttaagaaaatccatccgcgggtcattgacagaaatgcaacacttgttgaagaagttggacggtgacaagtacgtccactttgaaagacatgagcctggatcggaagtcattagggatgtattttgggctcatccaaatgctatcaaactgttcaacacatttccatatgtagtgattatggattgcacatacaagacaaacaaatataaaattccattgcttgagattgttggactgatttccacagataagacatactccatagccttttgctacattgttaatgagggcacagatgactacgtttgggcactggagtgtatgaagtctctattagctgatcaagccatgttgcctaaggtgattgttactgacagggatcttgccttattgagtgctgctaagcaaagccttcccaacaccagccatttattatgcttgtggcacatcaacaagtgtgttttggcaaagtgcaaactctatgttggtacagatgattttgctgaattggttatggggaagtggggagaggtggtggatgctgcaacagttgaagaatttgaagttcaatggatgcaattgtttaatatgtgcaaggacaaatacagcaactttacctcctattgttctactacatggttggtccacaaggaaaaatttgccaaggcatggacaaatcatgtgatgcactttggaacaacaacaagtaacag ggctgagggtgcacatgccagtttgaagaagatgttgcgggattgcaagggtgacctagccacttcttgggatgcgtcgcatagtttgacatgtaatcgacatactgaaatattagcatcgtttgagcgcagtattcacagaattgatcacattttcatgtgcccattttacacaaatattagaggatttgtgtcaaacaaatgcctgcAGCTCCTTGATGCtgaacatataagaatgaagtcctacggccgatgcgattgcttgttgagagagactcatggactgccttgcggttgtgaacttgcag gttatgaaagaattccatatgaggcaattcatccattctggaagagactgagttgggagcatgtacctgaacctgttgcagatactatcagcaaccatatttgcggcatgaatcatggagatatgcaaccagaagttgaggcattgacacattatttcagttctttggatactggagggcagagtatggtaaggaggaagcacgggagaaggctctga